The proteins below come from a single Triticum aestivum cultivar Chinese Spring chromosome 5D, IWGSC CS RefSeq v2.1, whole genome shotgun sequence genomic window:
- the LOC123122445 gene encoding disease resistance protein PIK6-NP, with translation MQVVTGAMGSLLPKLGQLLMEEYNLQKNAKKGVESLIREMKSMHAALCKVAEVPRHQLDEQVKLWADEVRDLSYDIEDVVDKFIVRVDGPNKPDADGNKLTDLVDKMANLFNKGKARRQIASTIKEINKDVQEVANRRGRYTVDNIVPKPTAGTTIDPRLRALYTEATELVGIYGKRDQELLKLLSLGDKDPSNKRPKVVSVVGFGGLGKTTLVRAVYDKIKGGFDSRAFVPVGQNPDIKKIFRDILIGLDKNMYTNMNLMVLDERQLIEEIREFLHDKRYLVVIDDIWDGKLWEDIKLAFSNMNNVGSRLITTTRIFSVSIACCPSTHDSIYQMEPLSDSDSTRLFCKRIFSSENKCPSELKEVSRDILKKCGGVPLAILTIASLLTAGHQIKPKVEWQVLLDSIGRGLTEDASMEEMQRILSFSYYDLPSNLKTCILYLCMYPEDHEIDKEDLIWKWICENFVQHGKHQTSIFEVGETYFNELINRYMIIPIFNGFREVQSCRVHDMVLDLIRSLSAEAKFLTILESNKDITSSQNNIRRLSLQNIEEDQETTPLANSMSISQVRSITVFPPAVTIMPAISSFGVLRVLDLHRCRIGALNFQPKMRDIGYLFHLRYLGLKRTGISEIPEEIGNLQFLQVLDLDFNFEMRVLPSSMWKLRQLMSIKVLFRCYWPPGVLGNLTSLEVLERIYASPSTVQELGRLARLRRLDIHFIAWSLEVEETFVETICNLHDIQSLSITCDDVPYLDLLGGRWEPPRRLRQYTFTSDHIACSALPMWITKCGPSHLSNLSEVHIIVKDVQQEDVQILGRLPALRHLWIGSTHQTERLLIIGADEFRCVIAFGMHCEPATQLVFQQGALPNAEYVRFSLGVRVAKEDGNGDLFELGLGNLLSLQSALVEIHWDGVTNMEAAEACAAVRNAMDTHPNHPIVNLHLDPEISEDTDDEDDDEYDDDDSGDEGERMDLD, from the exons ATGCAGGTGGTGACGGGCGCCATGGGCAGCCTGCTCCCCAAGCTGGGGCAGCTGCTCATGGAGGAGTACAACCTGCAGAAGAACGCCAAGAAAGGCGTCGAGTCTCTCATCCGAGAGATGAAGAGCATGCACGCTGCCCTCTGCAAGGTGGCAGAGGTGCCGCGCCATCAGCTCGACGAGCAAGTCAAGCTCTGGGCTGATGAGGTCAGGGATCTCTCCTACGACATAGAAGACGTTGTTGACAAGTTCATTGTGCGCGTCGACGGCCCTAATAAACCTGATGCTGATGGCAACAAGCTCACAGACCTTGTGGACAAGATGGCCAACTTGTTTAACAAGGGCAAGGCGCGTCGTCAGATCGCTAGCACCATCAAGGAAATCAACAAAGATGTCCAAGAGGTGGCCAACAGGCGCGGCAG GTACACAGTCGATAATATTGTGCCTAAGCCTACAGCTGGGACGACTATCGATCCTCGTCTCCGCGCTCTATACACTGAAGCTACAGAGCTTGTCGGCATCTATGGGAAGAGGGATCAAGAGCTTCTCAAGTTATTGTCTTTGGGAGATAAAGATCCCTCCAACAAGAGACCAAAAGTAGTCTCTGTCGTTGGATTCGGGGGATTGGGCAAGACCACTCTTGTCAGAGCAGTATATGACAAGATCAAAGGTGGTTTCGATTCACGGGCTTTCGTTCCGGTTGGTCAGAATCCAGACATAAAGAAGATTTTCAGGGACATCCTTATTGGTCTAGACAAAAATATGTACACTAATATGAATCTCATGGTATTGGATGAAAGACAACTCATCGAAGAAATCCGGGAATTCCTTCACGACAAGAG GTATCTCGTCGTAATTGATGATATATGGGATGGAAAACTATGGGAAGATATCAAGTTGGCTTTCTCTAATATGAACAATGTTGGCAGTCGCCTAATCACAACAACCCGCATATTTAGTGTATCCATAGCATGTTGTCCTTCCACTCATGATTCCATTTATCAAATGGAACCACTCTCAGATAGTGACTCTACAAGGCTCTTTTGTAAAAGAATATTTTCAAGTGAGAATAAATGTCCTAGTGAACTTAAGGAAGTATCTAGAGATATTTTGAAGAAATGTGGCGGTGTACCATTAGCTATCCTTACTATAGCTAGTCTTCTCACCGCTGGTCATCAGATAAAGCCAAAAGTTGAATGGCAAGTTCTGCTAGACTCAATTGGGCGTGGACTTACAGAAGATGCAAGTATGGAGGAAATGCAGAGGATACTATCATTTAGCTACTATGATCTGCCTTCTAATCTGAAGACTTGCATATTATATTTATGCATGTATCCTGAAGATCATGAGATTGACAAAGAAGATCTGATATGGAAGTGGATTTGTGAAAATTTTGTGCAGCATGGAAAGCATCAGACTAGTATTTTTGAAGTTGGGGAAACTTATTTTAACGAGCTCATAAACAGATACATGATTATACCAATATTCAATGGTTTCCGTGAAGTACAAAGTTGTCGTGTGCATGACATGGTGCTTGATCTGATTCGTTCCTTGTCAGCTGAAGCAAAGTTTTTGACAATATTGGAAAGTAATAAGGATATCACTAGTTCTCAGAACAATATCCGTAGATTGTCCCTCCAAAATATTGAGGAAGATCAAGAAACTACACCTCTTGCTAACTCAATGAGTATATCACAAGTAAGGTCCATCACTGTCTTTCCACCAGCCGTGACTATCATGCCAGCTATATCTAGCTTTGGTGTTTTACGTGTATTGGACTTACATCGATGCCGTATTGGGGCACTTAACTTTCAGCCTAAGATGAGGGATATCGGGTATTTATTTCACCTGAGGTACCTAGGTCTAAAAAGAACTGGTATCTCTGAAATCCCGGAGGAAATAGGAAATCTACAGTTTCTACAAGTGTTAGATTTAGACTTCAATTTCGAGATGAGAGTGTTGCCGTCATCCATGTGGAAGCTAAGACAGCTAATGTCCATAAAGGTTTTATTTCGCTGCTATTGGCCCCCTGGTGTGTTGGGTAACCTGACTTCATTGGAAGTACTGGAGAGGATTTATGCCTCCCCGAGCACCGTGCAAGAGCTTGGCCGCCTGGCAAGACTAAGGAGGCTTGACATTCACTTCATTGCTTGGAGCCTCGAGGTAGAGGAAACTTTTGTGGAGACTATATGCAACCTGCATGATATCCAAAGTCTAAGTATTACCTGTGATGATGTACCATACTTGGATCTCTTGGGGGGACGCTGGGAACCCCCTCGACGCCTTCGCCAATATACTTTCACATCAGACCATATCGCATGCTCTGCATTGCCGATGTGGATAACAAAATGTGGCCCCTCACATCTATCAAACCTATCAGAGGTTCATATCATAGTCAAGGATGTGCAGCAAGAAGATGTGCAAATCCTTGGgagattgccagctcttcgccatcTCTGGATAGGCAGCACCCACCAAACAGAAAGGCTGCTCATCATCGGTGCagatgagttccgttgtgtgatagCCTTTGGAATGCATTGTGAGCCAGCCACTCAGTTAGTATTTCAACAAGGAGCTTTGCCAAATGCAGAATACGTCCGATTCAGTCTGGGCGTACGGGTGGCCAAAGAAGATGGTAACGGTGATCTGTTTGAGCTCGGCCTGGGCAACCTGCTCTCACTTCAGAGTGCATTAGTTGAAATCCATTGGGACGGGGTCACCAATATGGAAGCTGCCGAAGCATGTGCGGCAGTGAGAAATGCAATGGACACCCATCCTAACCATCCAATCGTTAATCTTCATTTGGATCCAGAGATATCGGAAG ATaccgatgatgaggatgatgatgagtatgacgaTGATGACAGCGGCGATGAAGGAGAAAGAATGGATCTGGA CTAG
- the LOC123125325 gene encoding probable kinase CHARK has protein sequence MVISSVWIIPPLLLLLMVSDTVPWNSRGALRSYKEKEVMDEYYYPIPSFCNTPREEAGWVSEMFDSQESLSHDSDMDWIFKPRNNTSPVGVCEADYKMYYAYLMRIVMCRGICRVDAYVCHSMTKRLYEVEARTLNFNGVYAISGLVLFSSVLVSCIIGLVSCWCSRRREEQSNQERGGGSMPRPQLEEPAMPRRYRYAELAAATGNFAENQRIGQGGFGWVYRGFLNNDGAGRHVAVKALSSDSSAQGRKEFEAEVKTTTRLSHRNIVQLLGWCECRDGGLLLVYELVPGGNLDKRLHSPARDRLLTWEERFEIALGLGSALRYLHTELEQYCVVHGDIKSSNVMIDSSGEAKLGDFGLARLLQHRADPRTTEVVAGTIGYIDPEFVNSRRPCAESDVYSFGVLLLEIANGRRPTPPAGKPGGASASATLLGRVRDMHDRKAVLDAADVRLAGDFDEQEMERVLVTGLWCAHPDGSQRPSMVQVMSFLKPEDAQLRVPPPTHRVLELETSHGSTRSSVASTTYHTPPDSGHLMTEQ, from the exons ATGGTTATCTCCTCCGTCTGGATAATCCCTCCTTTGTTGTTGCTGCTCATGGTATCCGACACGGTTCCTTGGAACAGCCGTGGTGCCCTCAGGAGCTACAAGGAGAAAGAGGTAATGGACGAGTACTACTACCCAATCCCGTCCTTCTGCAACACCCCCAGGGAAGAAGCAGGGTGGGTTAGCGAGATGTTCGACTCTCAGGAATCCCTCTCCCACGATTCCGACATGGACTGGATATTCAAGCCTCGCAACAACACCTCCCCCGTAGGCGTCTGCGAGGCCGATTACAAGATGTACTACGCATATTTGATGCGTATTGTTATGTGCAGAGGAATCTGCAGGGTCGACGCCTATGTCTGCCACTCCATGACGAAGCGGCTGTATGAGGTGGAAGCACGTACCCTGAACTTCAATGGGGTGTATGCCATCTCAGGCTTGGTACTGTTTTCCTCCGTATTGGTCTCCTGCATTATAGGGCTTGTGTCATGCTGGTGTTCCAGAAGGAGAGAAGAGCAGAGTAACCAAGAGCGCGGGGGAGGATCGATGCCGAGACCGCAGTTGGAAGAGCCAGCAATGCCCCGGCGGTACCGCTACGCCGAGCTGGCTGCTGCGACGGGTAACTTCGCGGAGAACCAGAGGATCGGGCAGGGCGGGTTCGGCTGGGTATACCGTGGCTTCTTGAACAACGACGGCGCGGGCCGTCACGTCGCCGTCAAGGCGCTCAGCTCGGATTCGTCGGCGCAGGGGAGGAAGGAGTTCGAGGCCGAGGTGAAGACAACAACGCGGCTGAGCCATCGCAACATTGTGCAGCTGCTGGGCTGGTGCGAGTGCCGCGACGGCGGCCTCCTGCTCGTGTATGAGCTCGTGCCGGGAGGGAACCTGGACAAGCGTCTCCATAGCCCAGCCCGTGATCGGCTCCTCACATGGGAAGAAAG GTTCGAGATCGCCCTGGGCCTTGGCTCCGCGTTGCGCTATCTCCACACGGAGCTGGAGCAGTACTGCGTCGTGCACGGCGACATCAAGTCTAGCAACGTCATGATCGACTCGTCCGGCGAGGCCAAGCTCGGTGACTTCGGGCTGGCGAGGCTCCTCCAACACCGAGCCGATCCGCGCACCACGGAGGTCGTCGCGGGGACCATCGGGTACATAGACCCGGAGTTCGTCAACAGCCGCCGGCCATGCGCCGAGTCCGACGTCTACAGCTTCGGCGTCCTGCTCCTGGAGATCGCGAACGGCAGGCGGCCGACCCCGCCCGCAGGGAAGCCGGGCGGAGCTTCGGCGTCGGCGACGCTCCTGGGACGTGTCCGCGATATGCATGACCGAAAAGCCGTTCTCGACGCGGCAGACGTGAGGCTCGCCGGAGACTTCGACGAGCAGGAGATGGAGCGTGTGCTCGTCACCGGCCTCTGGTGCGCGCACCCCGATGGTAGCCAGCGGCCGTCGATGGTTCAAGTCATGAGTTTCCTCAAGCCCGAAGATGCACAGCTGCGTGTGCCTCCTCCTACGCATCGTGTCTTGGAGTTGGAGACGAGCCACGGGTCGACGCGTTCCTCTGTGGCTAGCACTACGTACCACACTCCACCGGATTCGGGTCACCTAATGACAGAACAATGA